In one window of Limisphaera ngatamarikiensis DNA:
- a CDS encoding TraR/DksA family transcriptional regulator, which translates to MKIKPEWVKYYNRLLELREQLLKQRDGLAKESAQQLPTYSLHMADTGTDNFDRDFALSLLSSDQDALYEIEAALKRIEKNTYGICELTGKPIPKARLDAIPWARYTVEAQAQLERSGLAKQRRLASLGSLDLVAPTEPETNEEEGEDNKLRDRE; encoded by the coding sequence GTGAAAATCAAGCCGGAGTGGGTCAAGTACTACAACCGCCTGCTGGAACTGCGCGAGCAGTTGTTGAAACAGCGGGATGGGCTGGCCAAGGAATCGGCCCAACAACTGCCCACCTACAGTCTCCACATGGCGGATACGGGGACCGACAATTTCGACCGGGACTTTGCCCTGAGTCTGCTCAGTTCCGACCAGGACGCCCTTTACGAGATCGAGGCTGCCCTCAAGCGCATCGAGAAAAACACCTACGGGATCTGTGAGTTGACGGGCAAACCGATCCCCAAGGCCCGTCTGGACGCGATTCCCTGGGCCCGATACACTGTGGAGGCTCAGGCGCAGCTGGAACGCAGCGGCCTGGCCAAGCAACGCCGGTTGGCTTCGCTGGGTTCCCTTGACCTTGTTGCGCCCACCGAGCCTGAAACCAACGAAGAAGAAGGCGAAGATAACAAACTGCGCGACCGGGAGTAG
- a CDS encoding acyl-CoA thioesterase, protein METFRTVAPYESRVRVEPADIDPLGHVNNVVYLRWAQDVAVAHWQAEASPEAQERLIWVVLRHEVDYKHPARLGDEIRIVTRVGAASRFRFERWTEMFRARDGRLLVRVRTLWCPLDRRTGRLTEVGPEVRARFSTGPGSVRPVRAAL, encoded by the coding sequence ATGGAAACCTTCCGCACGGTGGCACCGTACGAGTCACGGGTTCGAGTGGAACCGGCGGATATTGATCCGCTGGGACATGTCAACAACGTGGTCTACCTTCGATGGGCGCAGGATGTGGCCGTGGCCCATTGGCAGGCGGAGGCGTCGCCCGAGGCACAGGAGCGCTTGATCTGGGTGGTACTCCGCCACGAAGTGGATTACAAACACCCGGCCCGTCTGGGAGACGAAATCCGCATCGTCACCCGTGTGGGTGCGGCGTCGCGGTTTCGGTTCGAGCGCTGGACGGAAATGTTTCGGGCCCGTGATGGGCGGCTCCTAGTACGTGTGCGGACCCTCTGGTGTCCGCTGGATCGGCGTACCGGCCGTCTTACCGAGGTGGGGCCCGAGGTGCGGGCACGATTCTCCACCGGGCCCGGGTCGGTCCGCCCCGTCCGCGCAGCGTTGTAG
- the rpmG gene encoding 50S ribosomal protein L33, giving the protein MPREIVILECTEAAKEGKPPSRYITTRNKKTKTERLELRKYNKFLRRHTLHREIK; this is encoded by the coding sequence ATGCCGCGAGAGATCGTCATTCTGGAATGCACCGAGGCGGCCAAGGAAGGCAAACCGCCCTCGCGTTACATTACGACACGGAACAAAAAGACCAAGACGGAACGGTTGGAACTGCGCAAGTACAACAAGTTCCTCCGCCGTCACACGCTTCATCGCGAGATCAAGTGA
- the rpsR gene encoding 30S ribosomal protein S18: protein MPRKTHLESDRRGEVPPMVALLERRQARPKAKVDFPIEALDYKNVNLLKQFVTEQGRILPRKYTGLPAHYQRRLARAIKRARQMLLMR, encoded by the coding sequence ATGCCGCGGAAAACGCATCTGGAATCCGACCGTCGAGGTGAAGTGCCGCCGATGGTGGCACTGTTGGAGCGGCGTCAGGCCCGGCCCAAGGCCAAGGTGGACTTTCCCATCGAGGCGCTGGACTACAAAAACGTCAACCTGCTCAAGCAGTTTGTGACCGAGCAGGGGCGCATTTTGCCGCGCAAGTACACCGGTCTGCCGGCTCATTATCAGCGGCGCCTGGCCAGGGCCATCAAGCGGGCCCGTCAGATGCTGCTAATGCGCTGA